One window from the genome of Salvia miltiorrhiza cultivar Shanhuang (shh) chromosome 7, IMPLAD_Smil_shh, whole genome shotgun sequence encodes:
- the LOC130992324 gene encoding LOW QUALITY PROTEIN: peptidyl serine alpha-galactosyltransferase (The sequence of the model RefSeq protein was modified relative to this genomic sequence to represent the inferred CDS: deleted 1 base in 1 codon) — protein sequence MSVVKFLCVLVAAAAAAEAAAVAGTAPYRIHTLFSVECQNYFDWQTVGLMHSFRKARQPGPITRLLSCTEKERKNYKGMDLAPTFEVPSMSLHPKTGDWYPAINKPAGVVHWLKHSKEAENVDWVVILDADMIVRGPILPWELGAEKGRPVAAYYGYLIGCDNILAKLHTKHPELCDKVGGLLAFHIDDLRVFAPMWLSKTEEVRADKAHWATNITGDIYGTGWISEMYGYSFGAAEVGLRHKINENLMIYPGYVPREGVEPILMHYGLPFSVGNWSFSKLEHHEDSIVYDCGRLFPEPPYPREVKEMESDPNKRRALFLDLECINTLNEGLLLNHEKHGCPKPKWSKYLSFLKSKTFAELTQPKQLTPKSLEMMEEVHEQKQDVGEPEKPYPKIHTIFSTECSPYFDWQTLGLVHSFNKSGQPGEITRLLSCTDENLKQYKGRDLAPTHYVPSMSRHPLTGDWYPAINKPAAVVHWINHVKTDAEYIVILDADMIMRGPITPWEFKAAKGRPVSTPYDYLIGCDNELAKIHTRHPQLCDKVGGVIIMHITDLRKFALRWLHKTEEVRADMAHWPKKFTGDIYEAGWISEMYGYSFAAAELNLRHIISTDILIYPGYVPVPGVNYRVFHYGLEFRVGNWSFDKAKWRHMEVADKCWSTFPDPPDPSTLDRSNEESLQRDLLSIECAKSLNEALRGYYRKKCPDPNSLLPPARETRHPPSLTTPTQKSPDPPALRLPEHETVSEITTGRKIGKLEKIDVSRQETEVKNETNELSPPAETNQAFTSMRVWIMGLWAFSIAGFVVVMYVMVSNRRGQRKRGKTYKPKRRSSYTGSWERNAEMS from the exons GCACAGCTTCCGCAAAGCCAGG CAGCCCGGCCCGATCACCAGGCTGCTGAGTTGCACTGAGAAAGAAAGGAAGAATTATAAAGGCATGGACTTGGCGCCCACGTTTGAGGTCCCTTCTATGAGTTTGCACCCCAAGACTGGTGATTG GTATCCGGCAATTAACAAACCAGCCGGTGTAGTCCACTGGCTTAAGCATAGCAAAGAAGCAGAAAATGTTGATTGGGTGGTTATATTAGATGCTGATATGATCGTCCGGGGTCCAATCTTGCCGTGGGAGCTTGGTGCTGAGAAAGGCAGACCAGTTGCTGCATATTATGG GTACTTGATTGGATGTGACAACATTCTTGCTAAATTACACACAAAGCATCCTGAACTTTGTGACAAAGTTGGTGGGCTTTTAGCATTTCATATTGATGATCTTCGAGTTTTTGCACCCATGTGGTTATCAAAAACTGAAGAAGTACGGGCAGATAAAGCTCACTGGGCTACCAATATCACTGGTGACATATATGGAACAGGGTGGATCAGTGAAATGTATGGATATTCATTTGGCGCTGCAGAG GTGGGACTTCGTCACAAGATAAATGAGAACTTGATGATTTATCCAGGCTATGTTCCTAGAGAGGGTGTAGAACCCATCCTGATGCACTATGGCTTACCTTTTAGTGTAGGGAATTGGTCATTCAGTAAGTTAGAACATCATGAAGACAGTATTGTGTATGATTGTGGGCGCCTCTTTCCCGAACCTCCTTATCCTAGAGAG GTGAAAGAAATGGAAAGTGATCCAAACAAAAGAAGGGCGCTATTTCTTGATTTAGAATGTATAAATACCCTGAATGAAGGTTTATTGTTGAACCATGAAAAGCATGGCTGTCCGAAGCCAAAGTGgtcaaaatatttgagtttCTTAAAGAGCAAAACGTTCGCAGAACTaacacaaccaaaacaactgaCTCCAAAAAGCCTCGAGATGATGGAGGAGGTTCACGAACAGAAGCAAGATGTTGGTGAGCCGGAAAAGCCTTACCCGAAAATACATACTATTTTCTCAACAGAATGCTCCCCTTACTTTGATTGGCAAACTTTGGGGCTTGTCCATAGTTTCAACAAGAGCGGCCAGCCAGGGGAAATCACAAGGCTTCTAAGTTGTACGGACGAGAACTTGAAGCAATACAAAGGACGTGATCTAGCTCCCACTCATTATGTCCCGTCCATGAGCCGGCATCCATTAACAGGAGATTG GTATCCAGCAATCAATAAACCAGCTGCAGTCGTGCATTGGATTAACCATGTAAAGACCGATGCAGAATACATTGTGATTCTGGATGCTGACATGATAATGAGAGGACCAATCACACCGTGGGAGTTCAAAGCAGCCAAGGGCAGACCCGTTTCGACTCCCTATGA CTACCTAATTGGCTGCGACAATGAGCTTGCAAAGATCCACACTCGTCACCCTCAACTTTGTGACAAGGTTGGAGGTGTGATCATAATGCACATAACGGATCTCAGAAAATTTGCGCTGCGTTGGTTGCACAAAACGGAGGAAGTCAGAGCCGATATGGCCCATTGGCCTAAAAAATTCACCGGCGATATTTATGAAGCTGGTTGGATCAGTGAGATGTATGGTTACTCCTTTGCTGCAGCAGAG TTGAATCTACGGCATATCATAAGCACGGACATCCTGATATATCCCGGATATGTTCCTGTACCCGGTGTGAACTATAGAGTATTTCACTATGGCCTGGAGTTTAGGGTCGGTAACTGGAGCTTCGACAAAGCTAAATGGAGACATATGGAAGTCGCTGACAAATGTTGGTCTACGTTTCCTGACCCTCCAGATCCATCAACCCTCGACCGGTCTAACGAGGAGTCGTTACAGCGCGACTTGCTGAGCATAGAGTGCGCAAAATCCTTGAATGAGGCTCTACGTGGTTATTATAGAAAGAAATGCCCCGATCCCAATTCCTTGCTCCCTCCAGCACGAGAAACGCGCCATCCTCCTTCCTTGACGACTCCAACTCAGAAGTCCCCAGACCCTCCCGCCCTGCGCCTTCCAGAGCATGAGACGGTCAGTGAAATAACAACCGGGAGGAAGATCGGGAAACTCGAGAAAATTGATGTCTCGAGGCAGGAAACAGAGGTGAAGAACGAAACTAATGAGCTGTCTCCGCCAGCGGAGACGAACCAGGCCTTCACTTCGATGAGAGTCTGGATAATGGGCCTCTGGGCGTTCTCCATCGCCGGTTTTGTGGTAGTGATGTATGTGATGGTCTCAAATCGAAGAGGCCAGAGAAAGCGGGGGAAGACGTATAAACCCAAGAGACGAAGCTCGTATACAGGATCGTGGGAACGCAATGCTGAGATGTCGTAG